TGTCACATTTGACATAAAGATGATAAACAAAGAGATGATGGACTCCTTCAGCTGCCAGATAAACAACAACTGGCTGGACACGATGCTGATATATTCCCACGCTATAATTAAAAAGGATGAAAGATATAGTCTTGATTATCTGCTTGACCTTTACAATGTTACCTGCAACGGCAGACACACTGCCCTTGGTGACGCTCTTGCCACAGCAGAGGTTTTCACTAAAATGATCATGCAGGCTAGCCGGGAGTTTAAAACCGTAAGAGAACTTTGTGACTGCCAGAAGTCTTTCATAGGATAAATCATTTTAATTGACTATAAAAAATCTGATGCTATAGTTAGTATAAGGTTTTGTTATGAATCAATTTAGACAGAATATTTTTCAGGAAATCCTGAAAAATTATGAAAAATTCTATGTCCACCTTATGCCGCATCCGGAGCTGATAATAGGGGTTCGCGGACTTCTTGGTGACGAAAATAAAAACGGACTTGTTCTTGTTTTCGGTCCTCACTCTTACGATAAATTATCTTTAGAAAGCGACTGCATTACAGTAAACATGAAATTTTCAGGAAGCTGGGAAAGCCTTTATATCCCATTAAATGCAGTAAGCGCAATATTCAACGATCCGGTAAAGCCCGAGTTTATGTTCAGCTTCAAACCTGTCGTAAGAACAGAAGGCTCCGAAGAAACCGTAATGGATGACCCTGCCGACAATGACTCCGGCGGTAAAATACTGGAATTCCCTAAAAGAAAAAACTAAATTTTGCGGTTTATATTAATCTCTTCTAAATAATCGAACAACATCGTAACTGTTTTCGCCGTCAATTTCTGACACATATCTGTCGCCTCTTCACCCTCATATCCTTCACGCAGTTTATTGCATATGGTGGTATCAAATTCCTTTATAAATATTTCTCTGAAATCTGCAATTACAGGATGAATGCCGTCAACGCTCTTAGAAGGATCATCCCTGCCAACAAGCATATTTAGAGCTGTAACACTCCCTGTGAGGGCTCCGCAGGCCTCTTCTCTGCTGCGCCCCATCCCACCGCCAAAACCTGTGACAAGGTTTGAATAAGAAAAACCTATCTCAGGCAGATAATACCTGCCCGCCATAAGCATAACTGTCTCGGCACAGTTATATCCAATCTGCATAATACTTAAAGTTTCGTCATAAATACTCTGCATATTTAATTATCTCCTATATATCCGGGTCGATAATGACTGGGCTTGTGTCCTTATATTGCGGCATAACCATTCCGGCAGTGGCGTTTATATATGTAGGGTCAGTGACAGAATAATGCTTCCCATTGTATTCAAGCATTGTTCCGGTGTTGTACTCTCCGAGGTCAATCGCTGCTGCTATATGCCCTGGGAAGTCAAGCATCACAATGTCCAGCTCCAAAAGGTTCTTGATCAGATAAGCAAACAGCACACTTCTGTCCTCACAGTCAGAGTACGGATAAAAAACTGTCTCTTCAGTAAAAAGAAATTTCTCACGCCCGAACTGAGCATCATCTGTTTTATACTGAAAAGCTGTCTGGACAAAATGAAGGATAATATCCACAGACTCTTTTGCATTCTTCCCTTCGATCAGTTTTTTAAGCTCCGGCAACAAGGTTTTATCAATCCATTCAGGAGTTTTTGCACTGGTGTATACCGACAGGTCGGCCTGTGGGAAATTATTCAGATATGCTATACTGTATCTATTCGCAATCGTTGTAATTTTATGCTCTTTCCCATCGACCGTAAAACTAAGGTCACGGGAAAAGCCTGCAAAACCAAGCTTAGGGTATAGCATTTTCTCGAGCCTAACCGGTTTATCCGCCTCTGGGTATTTCCCTTTATATGTATAAAGTGCCTCCGTTGTCTGCTTAGTACCAAAGACATCCACCACATAGTAGCGCACACCGGAAAATGTATAGTAAGAAACACCGTAAAGCTCTTTATCCGAAGGCACCATAACTTTGACAGTCCCTTCATCTGTGTAGCCTAATTTCGCGTTATACCCCGCCTTGTTCATGAAAAACCAAACCAGCATCTTCCTTTCAGGGATATCACCCAGAAGTTTTGCAGCAAAACGCTCCACCAGATTCACATATCCCCAGTCGCCAAGGTTCATCTCTTGGGCTTGTGACTGCATATAATTAAGTGTTGGTTTATAGTTTGATGACGCCACGGCTTCCCACCATGCGGCTATATTTTTAGATGACAGGGGCTTACCGACAGCAGTGACAAGTTTTTTATCAGTAGGAATATCAAGCTCTCTGCCATAGAAAGAAAGTCCAAGCCCCTTTGCCTCTTTCGAAGGCTCATAGGCAGGAGCAGGCTCTTTCACTGCTGGTGTTTGTGGCTGGGGGGCAACTGGCAAAGGAACAACCGGAGCAGGTTCCTTCACCACTGGGGGAACAGGAACCGGCTCCTTCACTATATCTTTTTCAGGTTCTTTTCGGGGTTCACCCACCGACACCGGCTCTTCAACAGGTTTCGGTGCAGGCTTCGGCTTTATGACCACAGGTTCCGGCTTAACATCCGGTTTAGCAACAGGTATCTCCACTGGTTTTGGCTTATCCAGAAGTGCCACCGGAGGTTTTCCGTCGTATGATTCCCACTTTTGCTTGAGGAAAGACGAAAACTCACGGTCAATCTCTTCCAGATAAGAATTATAAGCGCTCATCTCCTGCTTGAGATAATCGTCAAAAGAGAGTGCAAAAACCGAAAACACTGATGTTGATACAAGTAAGGCTGTAAGCCAGTATTTATGCTCCATAATTCACCTGCCATGATAAGTATTATATACTTACTAAGCGATTAAACGAGTGAAAAAGCACAAATCTAATTAAATTTTACTTCTAAAACTTCATATTCGAGTTCGCCGCCCGGAGCAACAACAAGTACCTCATCGCCAACTTTCTTGTTAACGAGAGCCCTTGCCAGAGGTGACATGATAGATATTGTACCGTTTGAAATATTAGCTTCGTCAGGTCCGACAATCTTATAATTTTTCTGTTCTTCTGTTTCTATGTTTTCAATAGTAACAGTAGCACCAAAGACTATCTTGTCTCCGGACAGAGATTTAGTATCGATAACCTGAAAGCGTCCCATCTTGCTTTCAAGCTCTGCAATCCTGGCCTCAATCATCCCCTGCCTCTCTTTGGCAGCGTCATATTCAGCATTTTCACTGAGGTCACCGTGGCTGCGTGCTTCTGCAATAGCTGCAACGATTTCTTTTCTGTCAATTGTTTTGAGCTTTTCCAGCTCTTTTTTAAGCCTGGCATAACCTTCCGTAGTGATCGGAATTCTATCCATCGTTTTCCTCCGAGACTTTCTTTCCGGTAACGAAGCTGTTAATATAGCCATCATTTAGCCTTATTTCAAGCTCATCTTGCAACGAGATGTCAAAAACACTCTTAACCGGCTTCCCGTCCTTCATCACAAAGCTATATCCTTTTGACAGGATATTGTGTGGATCAAGAGCTTCCAGTTTTGCTGTCAGCGGCGTCAGTCTATTTTTATTATCAGATATTTCAGAGCGGGCAGCAGTCTGTATTCTATATAGCAGACTGTCCAGTTTACTTTTATATTTTTCAGCTTTCCTGTCTGGGGCATACCTTGCAACAGTTTGCATCAAATTATTTATTTTATCGGATTCCGTCCGTTTTTTTGCAAGCAGAGCATCCTTCAGCCGTCTTTCATAATCGCTGAGGCTGCTTTTGCGTCGTTCCAGTTCATTCTGAGGCGTAAGCTTCGCCATTACTTTTGACAATTCATTCACACGGCTTTTCCCCGTATGGACAGACTGAAGCATGTGTAACGACAAAGACTTAACCATATGCTCAAGGTGTCTTCTGTCTGACAAAACCCTCTTCGCAGGAGACGCACTATTAACAGAAGATATCAGCATATCCAGACGTTGATTAGCCGTCATCATCTGCTGATTCATGATGTTTATCATCCGTCTGCCAAAATCCTTCAGATCGCGCCCTGCACTTCTGTACCCCTCACCTAACAGGCTGGCAGCAGCCGTGGGGGTGGCGACCCGTACATCAGCCACAAAATCGCATATCGAAACATCACGCTCGTGACCTATGGCGCTCACAGTA
This window of the Denitrovibrio acetiphilus DSM 12809 genome carries:
- the xseA gene encoding exodeoxyribonuclease VII large subunit — protein: MKKYTVTEITRAVKGLIENTFADNVAVKGEISSFSRSPAGHLYFVMKDEKAQIKCVMFRGMAGKLDYSPKNGDSVEAVGELTVYEAGGNYQLLVKKLDYDSVGLFWQLFEEVRKKLEEEGLFAEELKKALPFLPKRVAVITSPEGAAIKDFLITMKNNDVVFEVDIWGVPVQGKDAVAPIVSALSKAGAMTDRYDVVVLMRGGGSLEDLAVFNEEYVARALAACEVPTVSAIGHERDVSICDFVADVRVATPTAAASLLGEGYRSAGRDLKDFGRRMINIMNQQMMTANQRLDMLISSVNSASPAKRVLSDRRHLEHMVKSLSLHMLQSVHTGKSRVNELSKVMAKLTPQNELERRKSSLSDYERRLKDALLAKKRTESDKINNLMQTVARYAPDRKAEKYKSKLDSLLYRIQTAARSEISDNKNRLTPLTAKLEALDPHNILSKGYSFVMKDGKPVKSVFDISLQDELEIRLNDGYINSFVTGKKVSEENDG
- the greA gene encoding transcription elongation factor GreA; translated protein: MDRIPITTEGYARLKKELEKLKTIDRKEIVAAIAEARSHGDLSENAEYDAAKERQGMIEARIAELESKMGRFQVIDTKSLSGDKIVFGATVTIENIETEEQKNYKIVGPDEANISNGTISIMSPLARALVNKKVGDEVLVVAPGGELEYEVLEVKFN
- a CDS encoding C-GCAxxG-C-C family protein, producing the protein MQSIYDETLSIMQIGYNCAETVMLMAGRYYLPEIGFSYSNLVTGFGGGMGRSREEACGALTGSVTALNMLVGRDDPSKSVDGIHPVIADFREIFIKEFDTTICNKLREGYEGEEATDMCQKLTAKTVTMLFDYLEEININRKI
- a CDS encoding ClpXP protease specificity-enhancing factor SspB; this encodes MNQFRQNIFQEILKNYEKFYVHLMPHPELIIGVRGLLGDENKNGLVLVFGPHSYDKLSLESDCITVNMKFSGSWESLYIPLNAVSAIFNDPVKPEFMFSFKPVVRTEGSEETVMDDPADNDSGGKILEFPKRKN